In Polaribacter pacificus, the genomic window CACTATGATGATGCTTGCAATAATCATTATTTAAAACTGTATTTAAAGATCCAACCTAATATTTTAACACCAGCCATTACACTCCCTTTTAGAGTCCCTGATACTTTAGATACGCCGATCCGATTTCTGTATTTTACAGGTATTTCTAGGTAACTAACTTTTTGTTTCAATACTTTTAATTGCATTTCTACAGTCCATCCATAGGTTTTATCTTCCATTTCTAAAGCCAATAAGGTTTTGTACTCTATTGCTCTAAAAGGGCCTAGATCTGTAAACTTTGCACCAAACATAATTTTCATTAAGGTAGTCGCTAGCCAATTGCCGAATATCTGTTGAGGGGTCATAGAACCCAGTTCTCTTTGTTCTTTTACCCGTGCACCTAAGACAAAATCTACTTCTTTATTTAAGATAGGAGCTACGAGTGTTGTAAGTTGTTCTGGATAATCAGAATAATCACCATCTAAAAAAACAATAATATCTGGTTTTTCAGTGCTTTTTGAAATATAATCCATTCCTTTTAAGCAGGCATAACCATAGCCTTTTTGGGGCTCTGTTAATACTGTTGCTCCCGCAGCTCTGGCGTTTTTTTCGGTGTCATCTGTTGAGTTATTGCTCACCACAATGATTTCATTTACAGAAAGAGGGATGTCCTTGATAACCTTTCCGATAGAATCTTCTTCATTGTACGCTGGAATAATAACTTTTATATGTGAACTCATTCAGAAATTCGATGTTTTTTACTTGTTTAGCAATTGCAAAAATACCAATTACTTTGTTGGAAATAAGCGATTGTAAAAGGGATTTTTTAGAATGTCATCAATGTAAAACTGCAAGAGAAAAAATTTATTTGTCGTTTAGTAATTCCATAAGATCTACGTCATTTCCTAATAAAATCTCTGTTGGGTTGATTCGTCCTTTTTCTGGACCATTTTCTAATTTTAACACACCTCTTGGGCACACTGCAGAACAAACTCCACAACCTACACAGCTAGATCTTACAATGTTTTCTCCTTTTTGCGCATAAGCTCTAACATCTATACCTTGCTCACAGTAGGTTGAGCAATTTCCACAAGAAATACACTGTCCGCCGTTGGTTGTAATTCTAAAGCGTGATTTAAAACGTTGTATGATACCCAAATATGCTGCCAGTGGACAGCCAAAACGACACCAAACACGGTTCCCGAAAATTGGATAAAACCCGGTGCCTATAACACCTGCAAAAATAGATCCTATTAAAAAGCCATAAATGTCTTGAATGGTTTGGGTTTGAATTCCTAAAACTTCTGGAGCTCCAGAGAAATAGGTGTACAAACTTAGAGCAGTCATTACAAGTGAAAATACCAATACACCGTGAACCACCCAGCGTTCAAGTTTCCATGCTTTTAAGGATTTGTCAGATAATTGTCGATAAGGATCACCGAGTGTTTCGGCAAGTCCTCCACAGCCGCAAACCCAAGAGCAATACCAGCGTTTACCAAAAAAGTAAACCATTACAGGTACAATCACCACAGTTAATAAAATACCCCAAACTAAAACAAATAAACCAAAGCCACCGCTGGCAATTAGGCTGTCAAGGTTCCAGCTAAAAAAGAAATCATAATCTAGCGGAAAAGCATTCTTAAAATCAACCCAAGGTTTTTCAAATCTCACTAAGATCTCTGGAATCAAAAATGCAAATACGATTTGAAAAAACAATACCGATGTGGTTCTTAAAACTTGATATTTATTATGTCTGTATTTGATGTACATTCTAACAGCCATAACCGTCATTACTGTACAATATAAAAATCCGTATAAAAACCATTGACTGGCTGGATGTCCGCTTAATGATTCACTAATCGGGTCAACCAAATACGTCCAGTTAACGATATAATCTGGAAAAAAATAAAGCAGGATATAAAAGCTTACTAAAAAAACAAAGACCATCCAGCCGATCCAGCCTCTGTTGGTTGCAGAGTTGTGATAAATGCCATTGTTCTTTATTCCGGGAGACCCTAAGGTTACTACTCCAGGAATGATAAAAAGCAAAGAGCCAAGAATGGCCAAGCCAAAAGTTAAAAACCAGAAAAGTACCTTGGCTTCTTTTACGGGGCCTGTTGCTGCTTTTTTGATTAGCTCAAAAGACAAACTATGTGGCTTGTCCCAAATAACACGATCCCATTCACTTTTTTCTTTATGGGTGGTGTTTGCCGCGTTTAATGCAGTTCTTAAGGCTGATGAAAAAGCAAAAGTAGAGCTAAACTCCTTGTCTAGGATTGTTTTTTGAACCTCAGAAATAAACAATTGACTTTTTAGGCCTTTTGAGTTTGCCCAATCATTAAATTGATCAGTTTTTAAAGAAACTTTTCCTAAAAAGAGACTTCCAATAAAAATGCTGAGTCCTGTAAAAAAAAGAATTAAACCCAGTTGTTGTAGTTTTTTCATACTTATAGTTCTGTGTATTTACGATACCAGCTTTTCTTTTTTAGTTGAACCTTTATCTCGTTTTCGCGATTGAATTTCTCAATCACTTCTGCTTCGTGTTTTGCATAAAATTCTGGATCGAAATTAGCAGCTTTTAAATTGCTTAAAACGTCGATTATCGTTTGTTTTTCTCTTAGTGCACGATCAAAATACTCATGTCTTAATCTAATGCCTAAGGTATTTACTCCGATAAACTGAAGACTGTCTTTGTTGTAATTAAAATGAACGCATTTTTTACCACTGCTGTGTTCCCAATAAAAGCGCGCCTCATCTTCTTTGGGTTGAGCCCATACCCAACCATACGTTTGGTATTCTATATCAAAAAACTTGGCTGAGTTAAACCAGTGCCCCGGTTTGTAGGCTGTTTTAGTACCAGTTAAAGTTTGTGCCAAGGTTTCGCCCATCATTCTTCCAGTATACCATACAGCCTCTATGGGTCTTCTCTGATCAATGGCTTCTTGCTGTTCTGCACAATCACCAATGGCAAAAACATCTTTGATGTTGGTTTCTAAAAAGCGATTGACCAAAACACCTCTGTTGGTGGCAATATTTGATTCTTTTAAAAAATCAATATTTGGTCGGACTCCCGCGGTTAAACCCACCACAGAACAGGCTATTCTTTCTCCAGTTTCTTGGATAATTATTTCTTTTACTTGACCGTTATCATCAGATGTAATCTCTTTTAGACTAGATCCAAGTCTCAGATCTATATGTTTTTCTTTAATTTCTGTATTGATAAGTTGAGATTCTTGCTCAGGCAATACTCCGTTCCAAAAACTGTCTTCTCTAACTAAAAATGTAACCGGAATATTTCTGCTGTGAAACATTTCTGCCAACTCAATTCCAATTAAGCCACCACCTACAATTACAGCTCTTTTACATACAGTATTGTTTGGGGCTAGGGTTTCTAAAGCTTCAAGATCTTGCTTGTGATACAAGCCTAAAACTCCTTTTAGATTTTCTCCAGGCCAACCAAATTTATTTGGGATAGATCCTGTTGCTATAACTAATTGATCATACTGTAGTTCATCACCATCAGAAAAAAGAAGTGTTTTGTTTTCGGTTTGGACTTTGCTAACCCAAGCTTTTTTTAGGCTGATATTGTTTTTTTCCCAAAACCAAGATTCGTAGGGCTGAGTATGTTCAAATTTCATGTGTCCCATATAGACATACATCAGTGCCGTTCTAGAAAAGAACTCCTCTGATTCTCCAGAGATAACCGTAATCAGATCGCTAGATTTTTTTCGAATATGTCTAGCTGCAGTTATTCCCGCGATACCGTTTCCAATAATTACAATATGTTTCATAATTTTATAAAGCTGTTTTCTCAGTCGAAGCTAAAGTTACAAACTTAACAGAGTCTTTCAATTTAAAATGATTACAAATAATAGTTCTTGATAAAATTTCATTCTTATTTTTTTAACAATTAGCTGTTTCATTTTTTTGTACTTTGGGCTGATGAAACAAAATTTGGTTTTAGTGTTTTTATTGCTACTACTATCTATTAGTTGTGCAAAGCAAGAAAAAAAAATAAACGGGATAAGCTTTGTGGCTTCTAGAGATTCTATTCGAGACATTCATGTGGCTCCAGTGGTAAAAACCAATGCATCTCATGTTGCTCTGATGCCTTTTGGATTTGTTAGAGAATTAAACAACCCAGAAATTGTTTTTAACTCAAAAAGACAGTGGTTTGGAGAGACAAAAAAAGGAGTAGAGTTTGAGGCCTCTCAGTTTAAAAAATCAAGTATTGAAAGCATGGTTAAGCCACAGCTTTGGATTTCTAGAGGAGTGTTTACAGGAGCTATTCAATTAAAGAGTGATGCAGAATGGGAGCTTTTTGAAAAATCATATGAGCAGTTTATTTTAACCTATGCCGCTGCAGCTGAATCTGCAAAAGCTTCGATGTTTTGTATCGGTACAGAACTAGAGAAATTTGTACTTGCCAGACCCTTGTTTTGGAGTCAGCTAATTGCTAAGGTTAGAAAAATTTATTCTGGAAAATTAACTTACGCAGCTAATTGGGATGAATACAAACGTGTGCCTTTTTGGAAGGATTTAGATTTTATAGGGATCGATGCTTACTTTCCTTTAACAGACAAACAAACACCAACTGTTTTAGATTTTGAAAAAGGTTGGGCTACTCATAAAAATGAAATTGCAAGGCTTCAAAGGCAAATAGGAAAGCCAGTGTTGTTTACTGAATATGGATATCGAAGTGTAGATTATACAGGCGATAAGCCTTGGGAGTCAGATCGAATAGCTGGTAAGGTTAATATAGAAGCTCAACAAAATGCGCTCCAAGCAATTCACAATCAATTTTGGAACGAGTCTTGGTTTGCAGGTGGTTTTTTGTGGAAGTGGTTTCATGAGCACGAAAGAGCTGGTGGAGAAAAAAACAATCGATTTACTCCTCAAAACAAAGCAACAGAAAAACTATTAGAACAGCTGTATTTACAGAAAAAGGGCTAATTTTTTTTATGTAGCGGATAGAGTTCTTGTCCTATGAAATCTTTAGGAAAACTATCTTCATCATCAAAGCCCAACTCAATGTCTCGGCCGTTATGAGGGATGTAGTTTGTCTTAAAAAGATAGTCCCAAATACTTAGTGTAATTCCAAAATTCACACCTCTTTTTCGCTCTTCTGGCAGCTCTTTTGCATGGTGCCAAATATGCATTTTTGGGTTGTTTAGGATGTATTTTAATGGACCGTAATCCCAGCCAATATTGGCGTGATTTAAATGACCAATCACTATATTAAAAAAATGTACTACGGCTACATCTTGTGCAGTAAAACCACCCATAATAGCTAACGGAATGTACTTAAATGATTTGTAGACCACAGGCTCCATCCAGTGATAACGAAGGTGTGCGGCAAAGCCCATTTCTTTAACAGAATGATGCACTTTGTGAAAGTTCCATAAAAAGGGATACTTGTGTAGTGTTACATGGGTAAACCACTGGACAAAATCAATAACTACAAAGAAAATTAAAAGTCGAGCCCAATACGGCATGCTATTAATATCAAAGAGTTGAAAGTCTTGGACCGTGAGTCCCACTAAGTTTAGAATATCGTTTAGAAGCTGTTCTGTGGTATTGGATAAAGCGATTAAAACAATGAGATTTAACAAGAAAAAATTAAAAAACATATAAAAGGTATCTAGCCAAAAGTCTTTTCTAAATACCGCCTGGTTTTTACGCCATGGAAAAGCCAATTCTAAAGCCCAAACCACCAATGAAATTAAAATGAGTCCATAGAAATAATTTTCCCAGTTTAATTCAAACAAAACTGATTGTTTGATATAGTTCCAATAACCAGAATATGAGTTTTTAATAAGGTCTAAATACTTGTTCATCGTTTAAAAATTAACAACAGCCACCACCGTCATAATGAAAGGTAGAGGCTGAAAAATAGATGTCATTTCTTTTAAGGCTTTGCAAAGCAGCAGCCGTTTTATCACAGATTGCTAAGGGTTGATTTTTATATAAAATATGCCCCAAACCATCGTCAAAATAATCATCATCACCATAGTAAATAGCAGCTTTCCCTGTAAACACACAGGGCCCGTCTGAAGGCATTGGGTCTTTAATGGCGGCTACTTCTATTGATTCTATATAGATCAACTCATCTGTTGGGTAATTTTTTGGATCGAGAATTCTATAAGGCTTTCGAGCTCTAATTTCTATGGTTCCAAAACCAGCATCTGTCAAGGCCTTTACATAGTCATTTACAGAAAGACTTCCACTTAAACACAAGGCTCTAAGGCGATCGTCATTGCGGAGTTCCTCATTCATTTCTTGCTCGCAAACAGGATCACTCATCACCAAACGACCATGTGGTTTTAGCACGCGATACATTTCTGAAATGGCTTTTTTTAAGTCGTCTGATTTAAAAATATTAAACAAACAATTTTGTGCTGCTACATCAATACTGTTGTCATCCACAGGCAAGTTCATAGCATCTCCTTTTCTAAGATCAACAAAGTTTGATTTAAACCAAGGGTTTGTTTTTTCTGCTTCTATAAAGTTTTGACGAGAAGCTTCAAGCATTTCATCAACAACATCCAGCCCGATGACACCAGCTTCTTGTCTGTTGAAATAAGAAAACTGTAGCAATTCCATACCGCCTCCAACACCTACATAAAGCATTTTTGGTTGATTGCTTAGATCTCTTGCATGAACGGTAGACCCACAACCATAGTTCATTTCTTGCATGATCTTAGGAATCTTTAAGCCAGGCAATTCCCAAATAGGATTGGTTGTGCAACAAAGCCCAATATCTGGAGTAAGTGCAGCTTCTTTATATACTTTATGTGTGGCGTCTAAATAACTCATGTTTGTTTTTTTGTCCTTTTGTAAACAGCAATGACTGTTTATAATGCTTTAATCAATTCTTTAAAAAGGCTTACTAATTTTGGTTCAGTTTTTTCTGCAATGGCAATGATTTCTGCAATATTAACGGGTTGTAAGTTTTTAGGGTCACATTCATCAGTCAATACAGAAATGGCCGCACAAGGCAGGTCTAATTGTTTGGCAACTATAACTTCTGGAACCGTGCTCATTCCTACAGCATCAACCTCTAAAATTTGGAGCATTCTATATTCTGCTCTCGTTTCTAACTGAGGACCTAAGACACTCGCATAAACTCCAATGTGTAAATCAATTTGTTTTTCGGTAGCAATGGCAGTAATTTTTGAATTCAAAGCTTCTGAGTAAGGCGCTAGCATATCGGCAAAAATAGGGCCAAAAACACCTGCTTTTTTAAAGGCTAGTGGTGAGTTTCCTTGAAGGTTAAGGTGATCTTCTAAAAGCATTAAATCTCCTTTTTTATATGATAAATTAATGGCGCCAGCAGCGTTAGAAATTAGTAAATTTTTAATTCCTAAAGCATGCATGGTTCTAATTCCATAGGTAACTTCCCATAAATTATAGCCCTCGTACATATGAAATCGACCAGCCATAGCGATTACTTTTTTACCTGATATGGTTCCGTAAACCAATTTTCCAGAATGTGATTCTACAGTTGCCTGCGGAAAATTAGGAATGTCTGCATAAGCAATTTCAACTTCGATATTTATTTCATGAACAAATTTCCCAAGTCCTGTTCCAAGAACAATTCCAACCTCTGGGGCTAAGATGCCCTTTGATTTTAAAAAATCAACGCTTTCTTTTAGCTGTGTTTGTTTTTCCATATAATGTTTATTTAGCGATCAAACGCTGTAAGTTTTTGTCGTTTTTATACAATGCTGATTCTATCAAATCTTCATAAGTATCAATGTCATTTAACGATTCTAGTAAGGCTACTTGCGCCTTTTGTTCTTTCAGCTCTTGTAAAGTTACATTTAATAATTCTGATTGACTCCAAGGTTTATTCTCAAAAATACTCGAATTTATTTTTGAGAGTCCAATTAAATAGTAGCCTCCGTCCTCAGCCTTTCCAAAAACACAGTCATTTGTGTTTAGAGCTTTAAAACTTTTTTGCAGTATTTCTGCCGAAATATCAGGCAAATCAGATCCAATCAAAACAATCTGTTCAAAGTCTTGTTCAAAGCCTTCTTCAAAAGCATGCTTCATTCGCTGTCCAAGATCAGTTCCTTTTTGCAGATATTTTTTTGTGCTCTCAAATTGATCATCAACACAAAAATCAGAATAATAAATCCATTTCTCCATTTTTAATGGAGCTATGGCGCTTTCGGTTATTCCGAGTAAATGATCGTATACTTTTAGAGCTTTTTCATCTCCAATAACCTTAGCCAGTCTGGTTTTAACCTTCCCTTTTAAGCTGTTTTTTACAAAGACTATGATGAGTTTTTTTTTCATATTAAGCCACGACTCCTTGACAGCTACTTCCTGCGCCAGCAGTACATCCATAGCAATGTTGATGAATTCGAATCTCTCTATTTTCTAAGAGTTTTTCATTGTATTCAGAGATGTGTTGACTACTGCTTTGTACCTTAAGTTCTAACATTTGGTTAAAATCACAATCGTATAAATAACCATCCCAACTTACAGACAGCGTATTTGTACACATTACATTAGCAACAGCCTCTGGATTATAGGCGTCTACCAATGCGTGCATATAGTCCTCGTAGTTTTCTGAAGCGATTAAATAATCTAAAAAGCGACTAATTGGCAAGTTTGTAATGGCAAAAAGTGAATGAAAATGAATGTCAAAATCTTCTTGAAAAGCCTTCTTAAAATCCTTTTCTAAAGCCTCTTGATTACCTGGTAAAAAAGCACCTGATGGATTGTAAACTAGATCTAGTTTTAAAGAACTTCCAGGCAAGCCGTAGCCAACCTTATTAAGTTCTTGCAGCGCTTCTATAGATTTGTTAAAAACACCTTCACCTCTTTGTTTGTCTGTTTTGCCTCTTGTCCAATGTGGCATAGAACTCACTAAATGAATTTTATGAGTTTTAAAAAATTGCGGCAGGTCATGGTATTTTTTATTGGCTCTAAGAATGGTTAAGTTAGAGCGAACGATGATGTCTTGAACTCCAAACTTGACAGCCTCTTCTACAAACCATCTAAAATGTGGGTTCATTTCTGGAGCTCCTCCAGTAAGGTCTAATGTATGTACGGTCGTTTTTTTGATCAGATCCAAGCATAGTTTCATGGTCTCAACCGTCATGATTTCTTTTCTGTCTGGACCAGCATCTACATGGCAGTGAGCGCAAACCTGATTGCACATATACCCCAAGTTTATTTGTAGAATTTCAAGCTTTTTAGGTTTGATTGGAAATTGCTGTGTTTCCTGTATCTTTTGAGCAAATGTTGGCAATTCTGTTTTAAAAATTCCATTGGATAAAATTTCTAATTGACGCTTTGTATTTGCTAAACTATTATTTGTAGCTGATAGTGATTTTTTCATTCTATGCTGAGCTTGTTTCAGTCTCTTTTTTTAAGCTAAACTTAATTCAGCTTCTTTTTTCTATTCTAGATCCCTACTTTCGTGGGAATAAGCGATTCACACAATTTTGTAAAAACAAAATTGGTTCTCTGCTTACATTTCTAATTTGTTTACCTTATTCATCATCTGTACCCCATGAACTAAAGTCGCTCCGCTTTTTATGGCAGCGCCAACATGAACAGCTTCCATCATTTCTTCTTTGGTGATCCCGCGTTCTAATCCGTCTTTTGTATAGGCATCAATACAGTATGGACATTGTTCTGTGTGTGCTACGGCTAGTGCAATCAAACTTTTTTCACGAGCTGTTAGAGCACCTTCTTCAAATACTTTGGCGTAATAATCAAAAAACTTTTCTCCTAGTTCTTTACTCCAATCTGTGATGTTCCCAAATTTTCGTAAATCGGCTGCATCATAATAAGGTTTTGACATATATTCTGGATATTTTTAAAAGAATAAAGGTACAGTTTCTACCAGTTAAAACAAAGGCGAACCCTTGTTCTAAGAACAGTATTTTTTTACGATTATCCTCAGATTATTGATTTAGACGAGACAGAAGTTGATAGTTTACAAGATTGGTTCATTTAATCTGCTATTTCTTCTCCCATTTTAAGATTGAATTTTTTACGGAAAGCATATACAGCTAAGTAGAGCAAAGGAGTGTCTATCAGGGCAATCATCATTTTAAAAATAACTCCACTAATAAAGAGCCCTAAGAATTTATCCCAAGCAATAATTCCAAACGAACAAAGCAATAACAACACACTAAGTGTGTCTATAATTTGAGAGCTAAAGGTAGAAAAGTTATTGCGCAACCAAAGGTGTTTGCCCTTGGTGTAGTTTTTCCAAAAATGATAGACTCTAATGTCTATAAATTGTGCTGATAAATAGGCGAGCATTGAGGCAAAGACAGCTAGCGGAGCAGCGCCAAAAACTTGAACAAAGGTATTGTCGTTAATTTGTGACCAAGGTGTTGCTGGGACTGCTTTTGAGACATAAATGATTAGCAAAGAGAAAAATGAGGCAAAAATACCAGCGATTACAACTTGGTTTGCTTTTTTCTTTCCGTATATTTCTGATAGAATATCGGTAATTAAAAAAGTAATTGGGTAGGGCAATAAGCCAACAGAAATTTCAAACAATTTTACATCAAAAAGAGTTATGTCAAAGGGATACCAGTAAAAAAATTTTTGAAAAATTAGATTAGATGTCACCAAAGAGGCTATAAAAAGAGAAGCCAAAATTAAGTAGATAAGTTGGGCTGATGATTTTTGCTGAGCAGTCATTAAACGAAGTTAGTAATTTCTGTTGACTTTAAAAATTAGTATCTTTGCGCAGACAAACAATGAATTAAAAACAAATAAATGAAAGCATATATTTTTCCTGGACAAGGAGCTCAATTTACAGGAATGGGATTGGATTTGTATGAACAATCAACCATTGCACAAGAACTATTTGAACAGGCTAATAAAATTTTAGGCTTTGCGATTACAGACATCATGTTTGAAGGTACTGCAGAGCAATTAAAAGAAACCAAAGTAACTCAACCAGCTGTGTTTTTGCATTCTGTTATTTTAGCAAAAGTCTTGGGTGATTCATTTCAACCCGAAATGGTTGCGGGACATTCACTTGGAGAGCTGTCTGCTTTGGTTGCCAATGGTGTACTTACTTTTGAAGACGGGTTAAGACTTGTTTCTAAAAGAGCCATGGCTATGCAAAAGGCCTGTGAATTACAAGCTTCAACAATGGCTGCGGTAATCGGTTTAGAGGATACTTTGGTAGAAGAAACCTGTGCATCGATTGCTGGTGTTGTGGTAGCTGCAAATTACAACTGCCCTGGGCAATTGGTAATTTCTGGTGAGTTAAAAGCAGTAGAAGAGGCTTGTGAAATTTTAAAAGAAAAAGGTGCTAAAATGGCAATCATTTTACCAGTAGGTGGAGCCTTTCATTCACCGTTAATGGAGCCAGCAAGAGAAGAGTTGGCAGCAGCTATTGAGGCAACAGTATTTAGTGAGCCTACTTGCCCAGTATATCAAAATGTTACAGCCAGTGCAGTAACTGATCCTGCAGAAATAAAGAAAAACTTAATGATTCAATTAACGGCTCCAGTAAAATGGACGCAATCTATTCAGCAGATGATTTCTGATGGAGCTACAGAATTTGTAGAAGTTGGACCGGGGAAGGTTTTACAAGGCTTAATGCGAAAAATTGATAGAAGCGTGACATCTAGTGGTGCAGCTATTTAATTTTTTCTATACGATAAAAAAAATCCCGCTAAACTTAGCGGGATTTTTTTATTTGGTTAAAACACAGTCTTCACAGTCTTTTACTTTTCCGTAATAAGTTTCTCTGTATTTGTGAATAGTTTCTAAAGGAACAATGTTTAGAAGTGTTTTTTTAATGTAAGTTACATTGGTGTGAAGTTCTCCCATTTTTGGAGTAAACCTTTTTTCTAAACGTGTTTTTCTTTTAATTGTAATCAGTTTCATGGAGTCTAGTATCATTTAATTAATATGCTACAAAGATACGGAGATGACCTGCTCATGTCAATTTATAAACGTTAAAACCTTTTTTTTCAAGGGATTAATGTCAAATTGCAAAAACCAACCTAGATGTTTTACGAATATATCAACAATAATGCGCTTCTGTTGAAGTATCAAAATCAAAAAAACGGCTTTTTTTGATGAAAAACTGCAAAAAATCATTAAAAACATGCAAAAAAAGCTTAAAAACTGTCAAAAATGACGCTTTTTTAGATTTTTTCTTAAAACCACTTTTTCTTTTTGAAGTAAATAAGCATGACGATGGTAATTAAAACCATTACGCCCAGCATGATAAAGTAGCTATACTTATAATGAAGCTCTGGCAATACATCAAAATTGGTCCCGTAGATGCCCGCAATAAAAGTAAGCGGAATAAAAATCACCGAAAAAACAGTTAAAAACCTCATGATTTCATTCAACTTGGTACTCACTGTTGTGTGATATATATTTAATTGATCCGATAAAATTTCGCGATAACTATCAGAAATTTCTGAGGCATGATCAATATTGTTCTGCAGTTCTTTAAAATGGACACTGTTCTTAGGATTGATAAAATCAGAATCAATTTTTGCTAGAGTTAGCAGCATTTCTCTAACAGGATGTATGTGTTTTCGTAAAAAATTTAATTCTCTTTTATGAACATTAATACTGTCTATAATTCTTTTTTCTGTATTGTGAAGCAGGTTGTCTTCTAGGCTCTCTATTTTTTCTCCTAAAATACTTAGAATGTAAATATAGTTGTCAATCACAACATCAAGTAAAGCAAAAAGTAAATAATCAGGTCCTGATGTTATTAGGCGCTTTTTTTGTTTTCGAATCCGATCTCTTACGGGTTCAAAGACATCTCCTTTTTTTTCTTGAAAAGAAATAAGTACTGTTTTGGTAAGAATCAAGCTTAGGTTTTCAAAAGAAATCAAGTGACTTTCATTATCAACTTGAAGCATTTTAAGAGAGACAAATAGGCAATTGTCATACTCTTGGACCTTTGGTCTTACATGGGTGTCCATGACATCGGCAAGAATAAAATTATCCAACGCAAAGCCCCCTGCAATTTTACGCATTACATCAATAGTGTCTAAGCCATCAACATTAAACCATGTGGTTGTTTTTTTTTCTTGATAAGCTATGGCTTCTTCTACCGTATTGATTTGTATTTCTTCTAAATTATTTTTGTCATAATCAATAATTCGAAGCGTTACATGATCAGTTTTTTTATCTCCTACAAATATAAAGTCATCTGGAGAAGCACCAATTTCACGGTGATGTTTTCTAATAAATCTAGCCATAGGTGCTGCTTAACGAGTAAAAAAGATTAAAGATGCTTGCTGAAAGATAGTATTTTTTAATGAAAAAAAACGGTCATCTTATTGTTTTAATTGCCAGGCCCAAGCAGAAGAAAGTGCTTCTTCAAGGCTCTTCTCTGTTTTCCATTGAAGTTCTGCATTTGCAAGTGTGGTATCTGCATAGGCAGAAATCACATCTCCTTCACGTCTGTCGACAATCTTATAATTGAGCTTTTGATTGCTCACTTTTTCAAAAGATTTAATGACTTCTAAAACAGAAGATCCAGTTCCTGTTCCAATATTAAAATACTCAAAATTTTCTTTGTTTCTCCTATCAAGTAGGCGTTCTAAAGCAGCAATATGTGCTTTTGCAAGATCAACTAC contains:
- a CDS encoding queuosine precursor transporter, producing the protein MTAQQKSSAQLIYLILASLFIASLVTSNLIFQKFFYWYPFDITLFDVKLFEISVGLLPYPITFLITDILSEIYGKKKANQVVIAGIFASFFSLLIIYVSKAVPATPWSQINDNTFVQVFGAAPLAVFASMLAYLSAQFIDIRVYHFWKNYTKGKHLWLRNNFSTFSSQIIDTLSVLLLLCSFGIIAWDKFLGLFISGVIFKMMIALIDTPLLYLAVYAFRKKFNLKMGEEIAD
- a CDS encoding purine-nucleoside phosphorylase, translating into MEKQTQLKESVDFLKSKGILAPEVGIVLGTGLGKFVHEINIEVEIAYADIPNFPQATVESHSGKLVYGTISGKKVIAMAGRFHMYEGYNLWEVTYGIRTMHALGIKNLLISNAAGAINLSYKKGDLMLLEDHLNLQGNSPLAFKKAGVFGPIFADMLAPYSEALNSKITAIATEKQIDLHIGVYASVLGPQLETRAEYRMLQILEVDAVGMSTVPEVIVAKQLDLPCAAISVLTDECDPKNLQPVNIAEIIAIAEKTEPKLVSLFKELIKAL
- a CDS encoding TIGR04282 family arsenosugar biosynthesis glycosyltransferase encodes the protein MKKKLIIVFVKNSLKGKVKTRLAKVIGDEKALKVYDHLLGITESAIAPLKMEKWIYYSDFCVDDQFESTKKYLQKGTDLGQRMKHAFEEGFEQDFEQIVLIGSDLPDISAEILQKSFKALNTNDCVFGKAEDGGYYLIGLSKINSSIFENKPWSQSELLNVTLQELKEQKAQVALLESLNDIDTYEDLIESALYKNDKNLQRLIAK
- the fabD gene encoding ACP S-malonyltransferase; translation: MKAYIFPGQGAQFTGMGLDLYEQSTIAQELFEQANKILGFAITDIMFEGTAEQLKETKVTQPAVFLHSVILAKVLGDSFQPEMVAGHSLGELSALVANGVLTFEDGLRLVSKRAMAMQKACELQASTMAAVIGLEDTLVEETCASIAGVVVAANYNCPGQLVISGELKAVEEACEILKEKGAKMAIILPVGGAFHSPLMEPAREELAAAIEATVFSEPTCPVYQNVTASAVTDPAEIKKNLMIQLTAPVKWTQSIQQMISDGATEFVEVGPGKVLQGLMRKIDRSVTSSGAAI
- a CDS encoding arsenosugar biosynthesis-associated peroxidase-like protein — protein: MSKPYYDAADLRKFGNITDWSKELGEKFFDYYAKVFEEGALTAREKSLIALAVAHTEQCPYCIDAYTKDGLERGITKEEMMEAVHVGAAIKSGATLVHGVQMMNKVNKLEM
- the arsS gene encoding arsenosugar biosynthesis radical SAM (seleno)protein ArsS (Some members of this family are selenoproteins.) — its product is MKKSLSATNNSLANTKRQLEILSNGIFKTELPTFAQKIQETQQFPIKPKKLEILQINLGYMCNQVCAHCHVDAGPDRKEIMTVETMKLCLDLIKKTTVHTLDLTGGAPEMNPHFRWFVEEAVKFGVQDIIVRSNLTILRANKKYHDLPQFFKTHKIHLVSSMPHWTRGKTDKQRGEGVFNKSIEALQELNKVGYGLPGSSLKLDLVYNPSGAFLPGNQEALEKDFKKAFQEDFDIHFHSLFAITNLPISRFLDYLIASENYEDYMHALVDAYNPEAVANVMCTNTLSVSWDGYLYDCDFNQMLELKVQSSSQHISEYNEKLLENREIRIHQHCYGCTAGAGSSCQGVVA
- the corA gene encoding magnesium/cobalt transporter CorA, producing the protein MARFIRKHHREIGASPDDFIFVGDKKTDHVTLRIIDYDKNNLEEIQINTVEEAIAYQEKKTTTWFNVDGLDTIDVMRKIAGGFALDNFILADVMDTHVRPKVQEYDNCLFVSLKMLQVDNESHLISFENLSLILTKTVLISFQEKKGDVFEPVRDRIRKQKKRLITSGPDYLLFALLDVVIDNYIYILSILGEKIESLEDNLLHNTEKRIIDSINVHKRELNFLRKHIHPVREMLLTLAKIDSDFINPKNSVHFKELQNNIDHASEISDSYREILSDQLNIYHTTVSTKLNEIMRFLTVFSVIFIPLTFIAGIYGTNFDVLPELHYKYSYFIMLGVMVLITIVMLIYFKKKKWF